The following proteins are encoded in a genomic region of Pseudoxanthomonas suwonensis 11-1:
- a CDS encoding Maf family protein codes for MLVLASTSPYRRELLQRLRLPFECARPEVDETPLPGEEVAPLVRRLAAAKAGAVAAARPGDWVVGSDQAAELDGRILGKPGGREGAVAQLASMSGRVVRFHTGVCLHGPGGVFAAGDVTRVHFRTLARDEIERYVDAEQPFDCAGSFKCEGLGITLFEAIESHDPTGLVGLPLIALAGLLRKAGYALP; via the coding sequence ATGCTCGTCCTTGCCTCGACCTCTCCCTACCGCCGTGAACTGCTGCAGCGCCTGCGCCTTCCCTTCGAATGCGCGCGCCCGGAGGTGGACGAAACCCCGCTGCCCGGCGAGGAGGTGGCGCCACTGGTGCGACGCCTGGCCGCGGCCAAGGCCGGCGCCGTGGCCGCGGCCCGCCCGGGCGACTGGGTGGTCGGCTCCGACCAGGCCGCCGAGCTGGACGGCCGCATCCTCGGCAAGCCCGGCGGCCGCGAAGGCGCGGTGGCCCAGCTGGCCTCGATGAGCGGGCGCGTGGTGCGCTTCCATACCGGCGTATGCCTGCACGGCCCCGGTGGCGTGTTCGCCGCCGGCGACGTGACCCGGGTCCACTTCCGCACCCTCGCCCGCGACGAGATCGAGCGCTACGTCGACGCCGAACAGCCGTTCGACTGTGCCGGCAGCTTCAAGTGCGAGGGCCTGGGCATCACCCTGTTCGAGGCGATCGAGTCGCATGACCCCACCGGCCTGGTCGGGCTGCCGCTGATCGCGCTGGCCGGCCTGCTGCGCAAGGCCGGCTACGCCCTGCCCTGA
- a CDS encoding ArnT family glycosyltransferase, producing MQSGTGARRAFLLLWIAACLVKLAVAAQLPLFVDEAFYWQEGRHLAPAYSDLPGMTAWLARLGTWIGGDHLLALRLPFLLMGAIVPWWVVRIGARWFGEQAGWHAGSLAVLMPLVGTLGVLALPDVPLALATVLCLHAGTRLLRHVTALMVLELGIGLALGALSHYRFGGVLVAGSAALLLVPHGRRLLADPRVLLALAVGLLAWAPLLLWNLDHGDAGVRFQLVDRHPWSLHAGGLLFLPVQAVVVTPLLLAAMLLAGWRCARPPRALRPPWRFLGLFGVFVAAGFFVLGFFADAERVSFHWPLPAWLALLPMAALLLQGWPRGWRIATWATTAAGAVLALGWLLAVSLPPVRAELAGSKHYPRNFAGWEQLAGEVRKALADMPDGTALVADSFKVGAELGFAMGDPDIRVLPHPLNAHHGRAPQLALWGLLVERPLDTPVLLVVSASDVRYRELLQYYQSLCEWVGPLPPPQVVGVDNLAQRFLLFRLPPGRAEGQCTLPALAWIDAPAPGGELACQYEASGWAFKDGVGVEAVELLLDGRVLARTEYGREAPQVAAYWGNSSDPGHPHVGFHAAGTLPAWIAPGSHRLALRVHGRDGSTEDGWMQKVDTPRCPAG from the coding sequence ATGCAGTCCGGGACCGGGGCGCGCCGGGCCTTCCTCCTGCTCTGGATCGCGGCCTGCCTGGTGAAGCTCGCGGTGGCGGCGCAGCTGCCGCTGTTCGTGGACGAGGCGTTCTACTGGCAGGAGGGCCGGCACCTGGCCCCGGCCTATTCCGACCTGCCGGGCATGACCGCGTGGCTGGCCCGGCTGGGGACCTGGATCGGCGGCGACCACCTGCTGGCCCTGCGCCTGCCGTTCCTGCTGATGGGCGCGATCGTGCCGTGGTGGGTGGTGCGGATCGGCGCGCGCTGGTTCGGCGAACAGGCCGGCTGGCATGCCGGCAGCCTTGCGGTGCTGATGCCACTGGTCGGCACCCTGGGCGTGCTGGCCCTGCCGGACGTGCCGCTGGCACTGGCCACGGTGCTGTGCCTGCACGCGGGCACGCGCCTGCTGCGCCATGTCACTGCACTGATGGTGCTGGAGCTGGGCATCGGCCTGGCCCTGGGCGCGCTGAGCCATTACCGCTTCGGCGGCGTGCTGGTGGCCGGCAGCGCGGCCCTGCTGCTGGTCCCGCACGGGCGCCGGCTGCTGGCCGATCCGCGGGTGCTGCTGGCGCTGGCGGTGGGCCTGCTGGCCTGGGCGCCGCTGCTGCTGTGGAACCTGGACCATGGCGATGCCGGGGTGCGCTTCCAGCTGGTCGACCGCCACCCGTGGTCGCTGCATGCAGGTGGACTGCTGTTCCTGCCGGTGCAGGCCGTCGTTGTGACCCCGCTGCTGCTGGCGGCGATGCTGCTGGCCGGCTGGCGCTGCGCGCGGCCGCCGCGCGCGCTGCGGCCACCGTGGCGGTTCCTCGGCCTGTTCGGGGTGTTCGTCGCCGCCGGCTTCTTCGTGCTGGGTTTCTTCGCCGATGCCGAGCGGGTGAGCTTCCACTGGCCGCTGCCGGCCTGGCTCGCCCTGCTGCCGATGGCTGCGCTGCTGCTGCAGGGATGGCCGCGCGGCTGGCGCATCGCGACCTGGGCGACCACCGCCGCCGGCGCCGTGCTCGCGCTGGGCTGGCTGCTGGCGGTGTCCCTGCCGCCGGTGCGTGCCGAGCTGGCGGGCAGCAAGCACTACCCGCGCAATTTCGCCGGCTGGGAGCAGCTGGCTGGCGAGGTGCGCAAGGCGCTGGCCGACATGCCCGACGGCACCGCGCTGGTGGCCGACAGCTTCAAGGTCGGGGCCGAGCTGGGCTTCGCCATGGGCGATCCGGACATCCGGGTGCTGCCGCACCCGCTCAACGCCCACCACGGACGCGCGCCACAGCTGGCGCTGTGGGGCCTGCTGGTCGAGCGGCCGCTGGATACCCCGGTGCTGCTGGTGGTCTCCGCCAGCGACGTGCGCTACCGCGAACTGCTTCAGTACTACCAGTCGCTGTGCGAGTGGGTCGGCCCGCTGCCGCCACCGCAGGTCGTCGGGGTCGACAACCTGGCCCAGCGCTTCCTGCTGTTCCGCCTGCCGCCGGGCCGCGCGGAGGGGCAGTGCACCCTGCCGGCCCTGGCCTGGATCGACGCGCCCGCACCCGGAGGCGAACTGGCGTGCCAGTACGAGGCCAGCGGCTGGGCGTTCAAGGACGGGGTCGGGGTGGAAGCGGTGGAGCTGCTGCTCGACGGCCGGGTGCTGGCGCGCACCGAGTACGGCAGGGAGGCGCCGCAGGTGGCCGCGTACTGGGGCAACAGCAGCGATCCGGGCCATCCGCATGTCGGCTTCCATGCGGCCGGGACCCTGCCGGCGTGGATCGCGCCGGGCAGCCACCGCCTGGCGCTGCGCGTGCATGGACGCGACGGCAGCACCGAGGATGGCTGGATGCAGAAGGTCGACACCCCGCGCTGCCCGGCCGGATGA
- a CDS encoding AAA family ATPase encodes MANSTERQPPILPDALARALHQAQAQVNAMVLGKAHEVRLAFVALLAGGHVLIEDLPGLGKTTLAHALAATVGLSFQRVQFTSDLLPADVLGVSVYDAAARGFQFHPGPVFTQVLLADEINRAPPRTQSALLEAMAEQQVTLDGVTHRLPDPFFVIATQNPVDLSGTFPLPDSQLDRFLLRFSLGYPGAEAERALLTGADRRELIAQAAPVLGEGDVAALRQAAIRVHASDALIDYVQALLARSRRHPGVRVGLSPRAGLALLHAARAYALLLGRGHVVPEDVQALFIAVAGHRLVAEAEAGEGAALAKSVLHAVPVD; translated from the coding sequence ATGGCGAACTCCACGGAACGACAGCCTCCGATCCTACCCGACGCGCTGGCCCGCGCCCTCCACCAGGCGCAGGCGCAGGTCAACGCGATGGTGCTGGGCAAGGCCCACGAGGTGCGGCTGGCGTTCGTCGCCCTGCTCGCCGGCGGCCATGTGCTGATCGAGGACCTGCCCGGGCTGGGCAAGACCACCCTCGCCCACGCCCTCGCCGCGACCGTCGGCCTGTCGTTCCAGCGCGTGCAGTTCACCTCCGACCTGCTGCCGGCCGACGTGCTGGGCGTGTCGGTGTACGACGCGGCCGCACGCGGCTTCCAGTTCCATCCCGGTCCGGTGTTCACCCAGGTGCTGCTGGCGGACGAGATCAACCGCGCTCCGCCGCGTACCCAGAGCGCGCTGCTCGAAGCCATGGCCGAGCAGCAGGTGACCCTGGACGGCGTGACCCACCGCCTGCCCGACCCGTTCTTCGTGATCGCCACCCAGAACCCGGTGGACCTGTCCGGCACCTTCCCGCTGCCGGACTCGCAGCTGGACCGCTTCCTGCTGCGCTTCTCGCTGGGCTACCCCGGCGCCGAGGCCGAGCGCGCCCTGCTGACCGGCGCCGACCGTCGCGAACTGATCGCCCAGGCCGCCCCGGTGCTGGGCGAGGGCGATGTCGCGGCCCTGCGCCAGGCCGCGATCCGGGTGCATGCCAGCGACGCGCTCATCGACTACGTGCAGGCCCTGCTCGCGCGCAGCCGCCGCCATCCGGGCGTGCGGGTGGGCCTGTCGCCGCGCGCCGGCCTGGCGCTGCTGCACGCGGCCCGCGCCTACGCCCTGCTGCTGGGCCGTGGCCACGTGGTGCCGGAGGACGTGCAGGCGCTCTTCATCGCCGTCGCCGGCCACCGCCTGGTGGCCGAGGCGGAAGCCGGCGAAGGCGCCGCCCTGGCCAAGTCCGTGCTGCACGCGGTGCCGGTGGACTGA
- a CDS encoding DUF58 domain-containing protein codes for MRLPGGAGERIRALLRALEPPRAPEALPLAVDRRRVYVLPTGFGLFYTVLVLAMLLGALNYNNNPALLLALLLGASGLASLIATHLQLSGLRVEAVSAEPVPAGQTLALRLALSSRDGRARRGLRIDREGTEAWAAIAGNDSAEVVLPVATTRRGWLEAGRIRISTTQPLGLVRGWSRIWPRQRLLVYPRPEASPPPLPDSAGTLGRGRPDPLGEEPHQLRAYRAGDPPRTIAWKHSARRDTLVVREFERAEGRELVLDWRDLSALALEPRISRLAAWIDQAEREGRRYRLRLPAQDDIGPGQGPEHRHACLRALALLPDAAP; via the coding sequence ATGCGCCTGCCGGGGGGAGCGGGGGAACGGATCCGCGCGCTGCTGCGGGCGCTGGAGCCGCCCCGCGCGCCGGAAGCCCTGCCGCTGGCGGTCGACCGCCGCCGGGTCTATGTCCTGCCGACCGGCTTCGGCCTGTTCTATACCGTGCTGGTCCTGGCCATGCTGCTGGGCGCACTGAACTACAACAACAACCCGGCCCTGCTGCTGGCGCTGCTGCTCGGCGCCTCCGGGTTGGCCAGCCTGATCGCCACCCACCTGCAGCTGTCCGGGCTGCGGGTCGAGGCGGTCTCGGCCGAGCCGGTCCCGGCCGGGCAGACACTGGCCCTGCGCCTGGCCCTGTCCAGCCGCGACGGCCGCGCCCGCCGCGGGCTACGCATCGACCGGGAAGGAACGGAGGCCTGGGCCGCGATCGCCGGCAACGATTCGGCCGAGGTCGTGCTGCCGGTGGCCACCACCCGCCGCGGCTGGCTGGAGGCTGGTCGCATCCGTATCTCGACCACCCAGCCACTGGGCCTGGTGCGCGGGTGGTCGCGGATCTGGCCACGGCAGCGCCTGCTGGTGTATCCGCGCCCGGAGGCCAGTCCGCCACCGCTGCCGGACAGCGCCGGCACCCTCGGCCGCGGCCGTCCCGATCCGCTGGGCGAGGAACCGCACCAGCTGCGCGCCTACCGCGCCGGGGACCCGCCGCGGACCATCGCCTGGAAGCACAGCGCGCGTCGCGACACCCTGGTGGTGCGCGAGTTCGAGCGCGCCGAAGGCCGCGAACTGGTACTCGACTGGCGCGACCTGTCCGCCCTGGCGCTGGAGCCGCGGATCTCGCGCCTGGCCGCGTGGATCGACCAGGCCGAGCGCGAGGGCCGCCGCTACCGCCTGCGCCTGCCGGCCCAGGACGACATCGGTCCGGGCCAGGGTCCCGAGCACCGCCACGCCTGCCTGCGCGCGCTGGCCCTGCTGCCGGATGCCGCGCCATGA
- a CDS encoding transglutaminase TgpA family protein, whose product MTRATVPLPPATRAWALATAGLGLLPLLLLLPPGLAAGLAATAVAATAGSWRRPLPSWLRLLLTLAMLALVFALMGPRMGRDTGCALLAAMLAIKPAESHALRDARSLLGFSLFAPFAAFLLDQGPLTMLLGLGAVLGALLTLQRLADAEAHAPPLPPGQRLRAMGRLVAIGLPLALAAFWLFPRLPSPLWGVPERAIARPGLSDRMEPGAWLDFMTDDRPALRVRFDGPSPAPEEMYWRGAVLWNFDGRAWTRDPRLDFLPAPEREHSAVEWAYEVEMEATDRRLLVALDLPTHAPSGARLGYDMALTSVRALATPTRWQLQSRPPRSLEPDLHPVARRFALALPPEVNPRTRALAAKWRKEAGADDAAIIERALRMIRSDFAYTLDVPLPGRDAADEFLFAQKRGYCEQFSSAFAVLMRAAGIPTRVVVGYAGGYPNPFGDYWIVRREDAHAWNEVWLEGRGWVRVDPTAAVAPERIYDTLEQRRALADAGGGLQSLRLDNLGDFADWLRRGWNDLVLGFDAERQQALLQPLGLQRLQPSQLLAAFCALAALALAAMAWWLARGERERDPLLRAWHRLGRRYERFGLGRAPHEPAMDWARRVAVARPEAGKDLLALSRRFVESRYAPRHGGLRQLVTDLRRHRP is encoded by the coding sequence ATGACTCGCGCCACCGTCCCGCTGCCGCCGGCCACCCGCGCCTGGGCCCTGGCCACTGCCGGCCTGGGCCTGCTGCCGCTGCTGCTGCTCCTGCCCCCGGGCCTGGCCGCTGGCCTGGCAGCGACCGCGGTGGCGGCGACCGCCGGCTCCTGGCGCCGGCCGTTGCCCTCGTGGCTGCGCCTGCTGCTGACCCTGGCCATGCTCGCCCTGGTGTTCGCGCTGATGGGCCCGCGCATGGGCCGCGACACCGGCTGCGCCCTGCTGGCGGCGATGCTGGCGATCAAGCCGGCCGAGTCCCACGCGCTGCGCGATGCGCGCAGCCTGCTGGGCTTCTCGCTGTTCGCCCCGTTCGCCGCGTTCCTGCTCGACCAGGGCCCGCTGACGATGCTGCTGGGCCTGGGCGCGGTGCTCGGCGCCCTGCTGACCCTGCAGCGCCTGGCCGATGCCGAGGCCCATGCACCGCCGCTACCGCCCGGCCAGCGCCTGCGCGCGATGGGCCGGCTGGTGGCGATCGGATTGCCGCTGGCGCTGGCGGCGTTCTGGCTGTTCCCGCGGCTGCCCTCGCCGCTGTGGGGCGTACCGGAACGGGCCATCGCCCGGCCCGGCCTTTCCGATCGCATGGAGCCGGGTGCCTGGCTGGATTTCATGACCGACGACCGTCCAGCGCTGAGGGTGCGCTTCGACGGACCGTCCCCGGCGCCGGAAGAGATGTACTGGCGCGGCGCCGTGCTCTGGAACTTCGACGGCCGCGCATGGACACGTGATCCACGCCTCGACTTCCTGCCAGCCCCCGAGCGCGAGCACTCCGCCGTGGAGTGGGCCTACGAAGTGGAGATGGAAGCCACCGATCGCCGTCTGCTGGTTGCCCTCGACCTGCCTACCCATGCACCGTCTGGCGCGCGCCTCGGCTACGACATGGCGCTTACCAGCGTCCGCGCCCTGGCTACGCCCACGCGCTGGCAGTTGCAGTCCAGGCCACCGCGCAGCCTGGAGCCGGACCTGCACCCGGTTGCCCGCCGGTTCGCGCTTGCCCTGCCGCCCGAAGTCAACCCGCGCACGCGAGCCCTCGCCGCGAAGTGGCGGAAGGAAGCCGGCGCCGATGACGCAGCGATCATCGAGCGCGCCTTGCGGATGATCCGGTCCGATTTCGCCTACACCCTCGACGTGCCCCTGCCCGGCCGCGATGCCGCCGACGAGTTCCTGTTTGCGCAGAAGCGCGGCTACTGCGAACAATTCAGCTCCGCCTTCGCGGTGCTGATGCGCGCTGCCGGCATCCCAACCCGGGTGGTGGTCGGCTACGCCGGCGGCTACCCCAATCCGTTCGGCGACTACTGGATCGTGCGCCGCGAAGACGCCCATGCCTGGAACGAGGTGTGGCTGGAGGGGCGCGGATGGGTGCGGGTCGATCCCACCGCCGCGGTGGCGCCGGAGCGCATCTACGACACCCTGGAACAGCGACGCGCGCTCGCGGATGCCGGCGGCGGCCTGCAGTCCCTGCGCCTGGACAATCTGGGCGACTTCGCCGACTGGCTGCGCCGCGGCTGGAACGACCTGGTGCTGGGTTTCGATGCCGAGCGCCAGCAGGCCCTGCTGCAGCCGCTGGGCCTGCAGCGGCTGCAGCCGTCGCAGCTGCTGGCGGCATTCTGCGCGCTTGCGGCGCTGGCACTGGCTGCGATGGCCTGGTGGCTTGCGCGCGGCGAACGCGAACGCGATCCCCTGCTGCGCGCCTGGCACCGGCTGGGCCGCCGTTATGAACGGTTTGGCCTGGGCCGCGCCCCGCACGAGCCCGCGATGGACTGGGCACGGCGCGTCGCCGTCGCCCGTCCCGAGGCGGGCAAGGATCTGCTCGCGCTCAGCCGCCGTTTCGTCGAATCGCGCTACGCTCCACGCCACGGGGGATTGCGCCAGCTGGTCACGGACCTGCGGCGGCACCGCCCCTGA
- a CDS encoding Slp family lipoprotein: protein MTLRNTVRFLTAAAGLSLLAACATAPQPLQGSFPQVTPQQAVAATPGSSPVRWGGRIVETQPKQDRTCFQMVAMPLNATGRPQSNSADVTQGRFVACRAGFYDPAVFTPGREVTFVGRVEGTESVRIGEYDYHLPQLAADVVYLWPEVREVEVVVPPYPYGPYGRPYWGPYRAGWGGWWW from the coding sequence ATGACTTTGCGCAACACCGTCCGATTCCTCACCGCTGCTGCCGGCCTGTCGCTGCTGGCCGCCTGCGCCACTGCGCCGCAGCCGCTGCAGGGCAGCTTCCCGCAGGTCACCCCGCAGCAGGCGGTGGCCGCCACGCCCGGCAGCAGCCCGGTGCGTTGGGGTGGCCGCATCGTCGAGACCCAGCCCAAGCAGGACCGCACCTGCTTCCAGATGGTGGCCATGCCGCTGAACGCCACCGGCCGCCCGCAGAGCAACTCGGCCGACGTCACCCAGGGCCGCTTCGTCGCCTGCCGCGCCGGCTTCTACGACCCGGCGGTGTTCACCCCGGGCCGTGAAGTCACCTTCGTCGGCCGCGTAGAGGGCACCGAAAGCGTGCGCATCGGCGAGTACGACTACCACCTGCCGCAGCTGGCTGCCGACGTGGTCTACCTGTGGCCGGAAGTGCGCGAGGTCGAGGTGGTGGTTCCGCCCTACCCCTACGGCCCTTACGGCCGCCCCTACTGGGGGCCGTACCGCGCCGGTTGGGGCGGCTGGTGGTGGTGA
- a CDS encoding histidine triad nucleotide-binding protein: protein MSDTIFGKIIRREIPATIVYEDDDILGFRDIAPQAPVHVLFIPKHEAIPTLDDARPEHAELFGRLMLAAAEYARREGLAQDGYRVVMNCREHAGQTVFHVHLHLLAGAPLGHFGA from the coding sequence ATGAGCGACACCATCTTCGGCAAGATCATCCGCCGCGAAATCCCGGCGACCATCGTGTACGAGGACGACGACATCCTCGGCTTCCGGGACATCGCCCCGCAGGCGCCGGTGCACGTGCTGTTCATTCCCAAGCACGAGGCCATCCCCACGCTGGATGATGCGCGTCCCGAGCACGCCGAATTGTTCGGCCGGCTGATGCTGGCTGCGGCCGAGTACGCGCGCCGCGAGGGCCTGGCCCAGGACGGCTACCGGGTGGTGATGAACTGCCGCGAACACGCGGGGCAGACCGTGTTCCATGTCCACCTGCACCTGCTGGCGGGCGCGCCGCTGGGGCACTTCGGGGCCTGA
- the recR gene encoding recombination mediator RecR — MLLEELIEAFRVLPGVGRKSAQRMAYHVLERGREGGKRLATVLAEAVERIGHCAQCRDFSEDEVCAVCASGSRDRQQLCVVETPADRLAIETATGYRGVYFVLQGRLSPLDGVGPRELGLETLGTRLAAGEVSEMIIATSATVEGEATAHYLAQLARQHGVRPSRLAQGLPLGGELEYVDRGTLSHAFGTRAEMP; from the coding sequence ATGCTTCTCGAAGAACTCATCGAAGCCTTCCGCGTGCTGCCCGGTGTCGGGCGCAAGAGCGCGCAGCGCATGGCGTACCACGTGCTCGAGCGCGGGCGCGAGGGCGGCAAGCGGCTGGCGACGGTGCTGGCCGAGGCGGTGGAGAGGATCGGGCACTGCGCGCAGTGCCGCGACTTCAGCGAGGACGAGGTCTGCGCGGTCTGCGCCAGTGGTTCGCGTGACCGCCAGCAGCTGTGCGTGGTCGAGACCCCGGCCGACCGCCTCGCGATCGAGACCGCCACCGGCTACCGCGGCGTGTACTTCGTGCTGCAGGGACGGCTGTCGCCGCTGGACGGCGTCGGCCCGCGCGAGCTTGGCCTGGAGACGCTGGGCACGCGCCTGGCGGCGGGCGAGGTGAGCGAGATGATCATCGCCACCAGCGCCACGGTCGAGGGCGAGGCCACCGCGCACTACCTGGCCCAGCTGGCCCGCCAGCACGGCGTGCGTCCCAGCCGCCTGGCGCAGGGCCTGCCGCTGGGCGGTGAACTGGAATACGTGGACCGCGGCACCCTGTCCCACGCCTTCGGCACCCGCGCGGAGATGCCCTGA
- a CDS encoding YbaB/EbfC family nucleoid-associated protein — MRGNIAQLMQQAQKMQENLQRAQEELAKLEVTGSAGGGMVSVTLTGTKECRKVRIDPSLLSDQEMVEDLVAAAFNDASNKIDAESKAKMAAASAGMPLPPGMKLPF; from the coding sequence ATGCGCGGCAATATCGCCCAGCTGATGCAACAGGCGCAGAAGATGCAGGAGAACCTGCAGCGCGCCCAGGAAGAACTGGCCAAGCTCGAGGTCACCGGCAGCGCCGGCGGCGGCATGGTCAGCGTGACCCTCACCGGCACCAAGGAGTGCCGCAAGGTGCGGATCGACCCCAGCCTGCTGTCCGACCAGGAGATGGTCGAGGACCTGGTGGCCGCCGCGTTCAACGACGCCTCGAACAAGATCGACGCCGAATCCAAGGCGAAGATGGCCGCCGCCTCGGCGGGCATGCCACTGCCGCCGGGAATGAAGTTGCCGTTCTGA
- the dnaX gene encoding DNA polymerase III subunit gamma/tau, translating to MSYLVLARKWRPKRFSELVGQEHVVRALGNALDTGRVHHAFLFTGTRGVGKTTIARIFAKSLNCEKGTSAEPCGQCAACMDIDAGRYIDLLEIDAASNTGVDDVREVIENAQYMPSRGQYKVYLIDEVHMLSKAAFNALLKTLEEPPGHVKFLLATTDPQKLPVTVLSRCLQFNLKRLDEGQIEGQMTKILAAEGIEADASAIRQLARAADGSLRDGLSLLDQAIAYAGGALREDVVQTMLGSVDRTQVAALLDALADGNGEALLGTIETLAGFAPDWGNVLEALAEALHRIQVRQLVPGARREDEGIDVDAYAGRVRPEVVQIWYQMAINGRRDLDLAPAPRVGFEMSMLRMLAFRPEADAGVPPTGGGAGTGASASGGGQRASSAPAGAGASAAPATPRAAVPVAPDAAIAVPAAPVPPAPSAEPARPATIAADPSDLPPWEVPATQAARPQPPAPAPAPARGASTAPSWPDERDQAPAAPRAPTGSAHPLAADALEAGIVMKPAAPAAKPEQEPRPEPVAPPAPQVAAPAAPRAPTGGPVIADAEDWLERVSACELGGPARQLASNTAFVSHVDGVLTLALDPGFEYLRTERSVGALAEALAGQLGAPPKIVVQTGEAPAETLHQRMDRERGSRQAAAEQAFLNDPTVRRLVEQHGARVVPDSIRPVDEN from the coding sequence ATGTCCTACCTGGTTCTTGCCCGCAAGTGGCGCCCGAAGCGGTTCTCCGAACTGGTCGGGCAGGAGCACGTCGTACGCGCCCTGGGCAACGCCCTCGATACCGGGCGGGTCCACCACGCATTCCTGTTCACCGGCACCCGCGGCGTGGGCAAGACCACCATCGCCCGCATCTTCGCCAAGTCGCTGAACTGCGAGAAGGGCACCAGCGCCGAGCCCTGCGGCCAGTGCGCGGCCTGCATGGACATCGATGCCGGGCGCTACATCGACCTGCTGGAGATCGACGCGGCCTCCAACACCGGCGTGGACGACGTTCGCGAGGTGATCGAGAACGCGCAGTACATGCCCTCGCGGGGGCAGTACAAGGTGTACCTGATCGACGAGGTACACATGCTCTCCAAGGCGGCGTTCAACGCGTTGCTGAAGACCCTGGAGGAGCCGCCGGGGCACGTGAAGTTCCTGCTGGCGACCACCGACCCGCAGAAGCTGCCGGTCACGGTGCTGTCGCGCTGCCTGCAGTTCAACCTCAAGCGGCTGGACGAGGGCCAGATCGAAGGCCAGATGACCAAGATCCTGGCGGCCGAAGGCATCGAGGCCGATGCCTCGGCGATCCGCCAGCTGGCGCGCGCGGCCGATGGCAGCCTGCGCGACGGCCTGTCGCTGCTGGACCAGGCCATCGCCTATGCTGGTGGCGCCCTGCGCGAGGACGTGGTCCAGACCATGCTCGGCAGCGTCGACCGCACCCAGGTCGCGGCGCTGCTGGACGCGCTGGCCGACGGCAACGGCGAGGCCCTGCTGGGCACGATCGAGACCCTGGCCGGGTTCGCGCCGGACTGGGGCAACGTGCTGGAGGCGCTGGCCGAGGCGCTGCACCGCATCCAGGTGCGGCAGCTGGTGCCGGGCGCCCGCCGCGAGGACGAGGGCATCGACGTGGACGCCTATGCCGGCCGGGTGCGGCCGGAGGTGGTCCAGATCTGGTACCAGATGGCGATCAACGGTCGCCGCGACCTGGACCTGGCCCCGGCGCCGCGGGTCGGCTTCGAGATGAGCATGCTGCGCATGCTGGCGTTCCGGCCCGAGGCAGATGCCGGCGTGCCGCCGACTGGCGGTGGCGCGGGCACCGGGGCATCGGCCTCCGGCGGTGGCCAGCGCGCGTCGTCGGCGCCTGCGGGCGCGGGTGCGTCCGCTGCGCCTGCAACCCCGCGGGCCGCCGTGCCGGTTGCACCGGACGCCGCCATCGCGGTTCCCGCCGCGCCGGTACCGCCTGCGCCATCGGCCGAACCCGCGCGTCCGGCCACGATCGCCGCCGATCCTTCCGACCTGCCGCCGTGGGAGGTGCCTGCGACCCAGGCGGCGCGCCCGCAGCCGCCGGCGCCCGCTCCCGCACCGGCCCGCGGCGCGTCCACCGCGCCGTCCTGGCCGGACGAGCGCGACCAGGCCCCGGCCGCGCCGCGTGCGCCGACCGGCAGCGCGCATCCTCTCGCCGCCGATGCGCTGGAGGCGGGCATCGTGATGAAGCCCGCCGCGCCGGCTGCGAAGCCGGAGCAGGAGCCGCGGCCCGAACCGGTCGCTCCGCCTGCACCGCAGGTCGCCGCACCCGCAGCGCCGCGCGCGCCGACCGGTGGTCCGGTGATCGCCGATGCCGAGGACTGGCTGGAGCGCGTCTCCGCCTGCGAGCTCGGCGGCCCGGCCCGGCAGCTGGCGTCCAACACCGCCTTCGTCAGCCATGTCGATGGCGTGCTGACCCTGGCCCTGGACCCGGGCTTCGAATACCTGCGCACCGAGCGCTCGGTGGGCGCACTGGCCGAGGCCCTGGCCGGACAGCTGGGCGCGCCGCCGAAGATCGTGGTCCAGACCGGCGAGGCGCCGGCCGAAACCCTTCACCAGCGCATGGACCGTGAGCGCGGTTCGCGCCAGGCCGCGGCCGAGCAGGCCTTCCTCAACGACCCGACGGTACGCCGCCTGGTCGAACAGCACGGCGCCCGCGTCGTGCCTGATTCCATCCGACCCGTAGACGAGAACTGA